The Starkeya sp. ORNL1 DNA window CAACAATGGACGCGAGCAGGGTCACGCGCCAACGTTCTCACTCTTCGTCACGCTACGAATCTGATGGGCGGCAGTTCGAATCGCCTCGGGCCCACCGATGTCTCCATGAGGTAGACCGTTGGGTTTGCTTGTCGGGGGCCCCCAATATTTCCGGATACCGAGTGCGAGAGCGGCGCAGGCCAGCTCAACCGTCCTTGGGATAACCACGCGTCGGCCTTCGGGTCGCGCGCCCGCCTCGTAGCTCTGCACGGCGCCGGCAGAAAGATCGAGCACCTCGGCTGCTTCGAGCAGCGTGTAGCCCATGCATGTGCGCCACTCCCTGAACTGTTCCGGTGTCATCGTCATCCTCAAATCGAGCGCGTCGCGCTAAAGCAGCCAAATCGTCGAGCGGGAGAGAAGGCGGGCCCTCCGGGGGTCGGCAAACCGGAGAGCACCGCCTGCCGAGCGTCCGCCCCCGCGCATCTCGGCCGATACAGAGTTCCGCATTTGCGGCGCGGAAGCTGTGACCGTCATCACGGATTGGCGGTTCTTCGCTCACGTCCCGAGCGCGGCTCGCTCGACGAGGGCCGCATCGGGGCAGGCGATGAGACGCCGGCTAAATCACACGCAGCCACCCGGCCAGACCGCACAGGGCCATGATGGCGAGCGGATTGAGGGCGGTCTTCCAGAACAGGATCGTGCAGCAGGCCGCAACGACATAGCCGGTCATGGAAAGCCCGGACGCACCCGCTATCGTCCATCCGCTCGCGAGGATAAGGCCTACGGCAATCGGGCCCAATGCTCGCTCCAGCGCCGTGTGCCAGGGAGCGTGCGAGGAAGAAAGCCATGCCTTGGACACTGCTAGCATAAGCAGCCCGGCAGGCAGCATCATCGCAATCTGGGCACTAATGGCTCCCAGCACGCCCGCGACCTTGTAGCCAATGAGAGCCACAATCAGATTGCTGGGCCCTGGCGTCGCCTGCGTTATCGCAAAAACGTCGGCGAACTGAGCGCTGGTAAGCCAGCCATATTGCTCGACGACGTGCCGGTGCATTTCCGGCACGACGCTGTTGCTGCCCCCGATCGATAGAATGGAAAGCATGCCGAAGAAGGAGATGAGCGAGATTATGCCCGGGTTCATTTAGGAGCGACCAGCCTTCTGGACCGGCGCAGCTCCATGAAGAAAGCGATTGG harbors:
- a CDS encoding chromate transporter, with the protein product MNPGIISLISFFGMLSILSIGGSNSVVPEMHRHVVEQYGWLTSAQFADVFAITQATPGPSNLIVALIGYKVAGVLGAISAQIAMMLPAGLLMLAVSKAWLSSSHAPWHTALERALGPIAVGLILASGWTIAGASGLSMTGYVVAACCTILFWKTALNPLAIMALCGLAGWLRVI